CCGGCTCGCCGGTGTTTCTGGCCCAGCAGGAGGCCCTGGGCATGGCCCTGTACTACGACCGCATGCAAGACCAGCGACTCCCGGTGGGCCTTCTCAAGAATGGCGAGGTGGCCTACATCAACTTCGAGTTCCTCAATGGCTTCAAAGGGGGGCACGTCAACATCTCGGGGGTCTCCGGGGTGGCGGCCAAGACCAGTTACGCGACTTTTTTGCTGCACAGCCTGTTCCAGTCGCCCGCTAACCGGCAAAAGGCCAACACCAAGGCCCTGATTTTCAACGTGAAAGGCGAAGACCTCTTTTACCTCGACAAAGACAACCGCGGCCTGAACGACGAGGCCCGGGCCACCTACCAAAAGCTGGGGCTGCCGGCCCAGGCGTTCCGGAGCGTGGCCTTCCTGGCCCCACCGCGCAAAACGCCGGGGGACATCCTGGCCGATGTGAGCCGTCCCGACACCAGCGCCTATTACTGGGATCTGGTGCAGTTTTGCCGCGAGGGGCTTTTGCCTTTTTTGTTCACCGACCGCGGGGCCATGAGCAACCTGGGCTTCCTGATCGACCAGGTGACCGAGCGCCTGCGCCGCCTGGTGGGCGACGAGAAGGGCGGGCAAAAAGGCCCTGCGCTGCTGGTAGAGGACTGGTCGGACGAGCTTTCGGTCCAGGAGGCCGACGTGAATTTCAACGACCTAGGCAAGCTCAAACTTACGACCTTTGCCCAGTTGGTACGTTACATCGAGTTCAAACTCCTGGGTCCCGAATCTGCCGAGGAGGACGAGAAGCCCAAAGGTGACCCCCGCTGGACGGCCCGCCAGGCCAGGGGCACCCTCGAGGCCTTCGTGCGCCGCCTACGGGCTTCCATCGGGAATGTGGAGCACCTGATTCGGGGGGACAAACCCGGCAACCGGCCCAACCCCCTGGGTAGCCAGGCCCAGGTTAGCGTAGTGGACATTCACCAGTTATCGGCCCAGGGGCAGATGTTTGTGGTGGGCTCCATTTTGCGCGAGGTGTTTGGCCGCAAGGAGCGGGGCGAATACCAGGGTCAGGTGTTCGTGGTGCTCGACGAGCTCAACAAATACGCCCCCCGCGAGGGCGATAGCCCCATCAAGGACATTCTGCTCGACATTGCCGAGCGCGGGCGCAGCCTGGGGGTGATCCTGATTGGAGCCCAGCAGACCGCCTCGGAGGTGGAAAGCCGGGTGGTGGGCAACGCGGCCATCCGGGTGGTGGGCCGCCTCGACGCCGCCGAGGCCGAGCGACCCGAGTACCGCTACCTTCCGCCCTCCTTCCGCCAGCGGGCCGTTATCTTGCCGCAGGGCACCATGATTCTGCACCAGCCCGAGGTG
This genomic stretch from Meiothermus sp. harbors:
- a CDS encoding ATP-binding protein, coding for MRQVGMVLGSREAGALDFWVAVEEGQYLRLDDLVYVEFRHPDPGKGDENGNVRYYGMVDQVIKLYEGAQFDTDVFLARRDLLPVSLSYAAHVQVTRLFPEEYLPPDPGSPVFLAQQEALGMALYYDRMQDQRLPVGLLKNGEVAYINFEFLNGFKGGHVNISGVSGVAAKTSYATFLLHSLFQSPANRQKANTKALIFNVKGEDLFYLDKDNRGLNDEARATYQKLGLPAQAFRSVAFLAPPRKTPGDILADVSRPDTSAYYWDLVQFCREGLLPFLFTDRGAMSNLGFLIDQVTERLRRLVGDEKGGQKGPALLVEDWSDELSVQEADVNFNDLGKLKLTTFAQLVRYIEFKLLGPESAEEDEKPKGDPRWTARQARGTLEAFVRRLRASIGNVEHLIRGDKPGNRPNPLGSQAQVSVVDIHQLSAQGQMFVVGSILREVFGRKERGEYQGQVFVVLDELNKYAPREGDSPIKDILLDIAERGRSLGVILIGAQQTASEVESRVVGNAAIRVVGRLDAAEAERPEYRYLPPSFRQRAVILPQGTMILHQPEVPVPLALTFPLPAWAMKKDEVREDVSAAAISKLID